The Acidobacteriota bacterium genome contains the following window.
ATGTCCTTGTCGAGCGGCTCACCCGGGTCGATCCGGTTCTGAACTCCATCCAGTCCAGCCATCATCATCGCAGCAAATGCGAGATAAGGATTGCACGACGGATCGGGGAAGCGAACCTCGAGCCGCTTCGCCCCGGCCGCTTGCGAGTACATCGGAATGCGAATCGCCGCCGAGCGGTTGCGCCGCGAGTAAGCCAGGTTTACCGGCGCCTCGTAGCCCGGAACCAGCCGCTTGTAGCTGTTGGTTGTCGGAGCCGCAAGCGCCGCAATCGCCGCCGCGTGCTTCAGGATTCCGCCCGCATAGTGCAACGCCATCTCCGATATGCCCGCGTATTTGTCGCCGGCAAACAGCGCCTTGTCGCCTTTCCAGAAGCTCTGGTGGCAGTGCATCCCGCTGCCGTTGTCGCCGAACATCGGCTTGGGCATGAAGGTCGCCGCCTTGCCGTAGTAGAACGCCGTGTTCTTGACGACATATTTGAACAACATCACGTTGTCTGCAGTGCCCAACAAGGTCGAAAAACGGAAGTCGATTTCACACTGGCCGCCGCTTGCCACTTCGTGGTGATGCATCTCGGGTTCGATGCCGACTGCCTGGAGGTTCTGGACGATGTCCGAGCGTAGATCGTGCAGCGAATCAACCGGCGGGACTGGAACATATCCTTCCTTGGTTCGAACGCGATAACCGAGATTGTCTTCGGTGCGGCCGGAATTCCAAATGCCCTCCGACGAGTCGAAGTGATAGCCTGCACTATTCACTTCGTTGTGATAGTTGACTTGATCGAAGATAAAGAACTCAGCTTCAGGACCGAAGTAGCAGACATCGGCGATTCCGGTGAACTTGAGATAATTCTCGGCTCGCATCGCCACCGCGCGCGGATCGAACTCATAGCCTTCTTTGGTCATCGGATCGACCGCATTGGCGAACATGCACAGCGTAGGCTCCTCGAAAAACGGATCGATCCAGAAGCGGCTTGCGTCGGGGATCAGCAGCATGTCCGACTCGTTTATTGAGGCCCAGCCGCGCAGGCTCGACGCATCGAAGCCGATGCCTGACTCGAACGTATCTTCATTGAACTGGTTGATCGGCACGGTGACGTGATGCCAACCGCCGGGCAGGTCTGTGAACCTGATATCGACGAACTTCACCTGCTCGTCGACTGCGAACTGCAAAACTCTCTTGGGGTCCATCGGCTCGAATCCCTCCTGAATGTGCCTAGAAATGACTACTGGGAAGCTATGCTTAACAGAGTTTTGAGCATATAGCCGGGCCACAGGAGTGTCAAGGAATTGACCTTCGCCAGAAAGCGCTCGATGTGCGGAATGGGTTTTTGCTTCTTTGCGCAAACGAGGCTTCTATCTAGCAGATCGAGCTCAGCGATCAATCAGCTTCACCTTCACTGGGACTTCAAGGCGCTTGCCCTCATCGGTCTCAATGAGTATGACGCCTTCATGAATCCCGGTCTTCAGAGACTTGGTTGGATCGATTGTGACTCTGATGATGTAGTTGCTGCCCTCGATAATCGTCGCTTGCTCCACCTTCAGAAAAGGCAAAGTAGATGAGAGCGCTTTGATGTGAAAGGAACCGACTATCTTTCTAACGCCGACCCTTTTAAGCGCGCCTTTCGGGCTAGCCAAAGAAATCTCGCCGAAGTCAATGGACCGAGGCGTTGCGACAAGGTTCTCCGCCGGCACGCTTACCGTCAATCGCACCCGAATCTCTCGAGAGCGACCCTCGCTCAGCTCCACAACAAACGGCACCACGCGTGAACTAGATTCGCTCGCGGGTCCGATCGGTATGTCCAGCCAGTAGTCCCCACCATTACCTTCGCGCCTGAGCTTCCACGTGTCGGGCGCATCTGGCGCAAGCTTCAAGCTGCCGGCTTCCGGCGCGAGTGCCTTGATCCTCAGCGCGATGGCTACCCGCTCACCGGGTTCGACGGTGATCGCCGGCTGCGCCGTCGGCCAAATCTGGAATGCGCCGTCAATTTCTCCGCGCCCCACGTTTGCCGTCGTTATGCGTTTGACGTACTCGGGCAGCGGTTTTATGTTCGCAAGCAACGTGATCTTGATGAACGGATGCCGCGGGTCGTTTGTCTTAAGCTCGTAGGTATGCTCAAACGGGCCGCGGAGGTCGGCGGTGTGAACCTTGATTAAGATGGTGCCAACCTGACCAGGCTGGACGACTCTCTCGAAGTAAAAGTCGGAGGGCGGGCATCAACTCGGCGCCGCTCGCACCGCCGCCACCGTTCGACTGAGTAATGCGCCGTGCGGCCGCCATGCCGCCTCTGTAACCGGGTAACCCGGCGCGGTTGGTCGCATACCCAGCGTCGGTTTCTCCGCAAGCTCGAGCGGCTTTGTTCCCACATTGCGAACGGGAAAGTTCTGTTCGAGCTCCTCTCCGGCAAACACATCACCGAAGTCGCGGCGGGTCGCCCCTATTAGGATCTCCGGGAGAGCCGCATCGGTTTGCATTGCCGAGGGTGCAGGAGCGGGGGCTTTCGACTTCGACCGACTCGGCGAGGCGGTCCCTGCCATCGCCGACAGCACGATCAGAGCCGGCACGAGCCAGACTCGGCGATCGCTTGGATTGAAGCGTCGCAGGGAGCATCGCAGTTCATTAGGTCGGTGATGTTCAGACATAGGGAAAGAGAATACTAATGTGCGGCTCTCCAGTTTAACAAGGACCGCCGGGAAGTAGCACAGACTTTATTCTGTCCGCTCAACCACGTAGTGGTTGCATGTTTATAGTCACGAGCGTGGCGTCGATGCTCACTCCGTTAGGAGTGAAATG
Protein-coding sequences here:
- the glnA gene encoding type I glutamate--ammonia ligase is translated as MDPKRVLQFAVDEQVKFVDIRFTDLPGGWHHVTVPINQFNEDTFESGIGFDASSLRGWASINESDMLLIPDASRFWIDPFFEEPTLCMFANAVDPMTKEGYEFDPRAVAMRAENYLKFTGIADVCYFGPEAEFFIFDQVNYHNEVNSAGYHFDSSEGIWNSGRTEDNLGYRVRTKEGYVPVPPVDSLHDLRSDIVQNLQAVGIEPEMHHHEVASGGQCEIDFRFSTLLGTADNVMLFKYVVKNTAFYYGKAATFMPKPMFGDNGSGMHCHQSFWKGDKALFAGDKYAGISEMALHYAGGILKHAAAIAALAAPTTNSYKRLVPGYEAPVNLAYSRRNRSAAIRIPMYSQAAGAKRLEVRFPDPSCNPYLAFAAMMMAGLDGVQNRIDPGEPLDKDIYDLSPEELKDVPTLPGSLDRALDALEADHDFMLKGDVFTEALVERWISYKRTKEVDPIRMRPHPLEFQMYFDV